The genomic region TGCTCAGGCGCGACCCCCGGCACCGTGGTGCCGGGGGTCGCGGCCGTCCTGGGGTGTGCCGCTGGGCGCCGAGGCGGCACTAGGATGACGGGCGTGACCAGCACCGAGACCTCCCCCAGCCGCGTCACCGGCCGATGGCTCGACGCCGACCAGCAGCACGCCTGGCGCGGGCTGGTGATGGGCTCGACACTGCTGTTCGACCGCCTCGACGACGAGCTGCGGCGCGACTGCGGGCTCTCCCTGACCGAGTACGAGATCCTGGTGCGGCTCTCGGAGCGCGAGGGCCGCCTGCGGATGGCCCAGCTGGCCGACGCGCTGGCGCACAGCCGGAGCCGGGTCACCCACACCGTGGCCCGCATGGAGAAGGCCGGGCTGGTCGAGCGGCGCACCTCGCCCGAGGACGGCCGCGGCATCGTGTGCTGGCTGACCCCGTCGGGTCGTCAGCTCCTCGAGCAGATCGCGCCGATGCACGTGACCGGTGTGCGCGAGCACTTCATCGACCGGGTCGATCCCGACGACCTGGCCGCCCTGGGCCGGGCGATGAACGCCGTGGCCGACGCCCTGGTCGCCTGCCACCCCGAGATGGAGATGCGACAGCCGGGACCCTGAGGTCCCGGCCGCCGTCCTGCTGCCTCAGTCGCGCGTCAGGCGCCGGTGGGTCACGCGGTGCGGGCGGGCCGCCTCGGCGCCCAGGCGCTCGATCTTGTTCTCCTCGTAGGAGGCGAAGTTGCCCTCGAACCAGAACCAGCGGGCCGGGTCCTCGTCGTCGCCCTCCCAGGCGAGGATGTGGGTGGCCACGCGGTCGAGGAACCAGCGGTCGTGCGAGGTGACCACGGCGCACCCGGGGAAGTCGAGCAGCGAGTCCTCGAGCGAGGACAGGGTCTCGACGTCGAGGTCGTTGGTCGGCTCGTCGAGCAGCAGCAGGTTGCCACCCATCTTCAGGGTCAGCGCCAGGTTGAGACGGTTGCGCTCACCACCGGAGAGCACGTTGGCCTTCTTCTGCTGGTCGGGCCCCTTGAACCCGAAGGAGGCCACGTAGGCACGCGAGTTCATCTCGAAGTTCGCGACCTTGATGAAGTCGAGGCCGTCGGAGACGACCTCCCACACGTTCTTGGTGGCGTCGAGGCCGCCGCGGCTCTGGTCGACGTAGGAGATCTTGACGGTCTTGCCGACGTTGAGCTCGCCCGAGTCGGGCTCCTCCTGGTCGGTGATCATCCGGAACAGCGTGGTCTTGCCGACGCCGTTGGGGCCGATCACGCCCACGATGCCGGCCCGCGGCAGCGAGAACGACAGGTCGTGCATGAGGGTGCGGCCCTCGAAGCCCTTGGTCAGGTTCTTGGCCTCGAGCACCACGTCGCCCAGCCGCGGCCCGGCCGGGATGTTGATCTCGGAGGTGTCGATCTTGCGCATCCGGTCGGCCTCGGCCGCCATCTCCTCGTAGCGGGCCAGGCGCGACTTGCTCTTGGCCTGGCGGGCCTTGGGGTTGGAGCGGACCCACTCCAGCTCCTTCTCGAGCATCCGGGCGCGCTTGGCGTCCTTCTGGCCCTCGACCTTGAGCCGGTCCTTCTTGGTCTCCAGGTAGGTGGAGTAGTTGCCCTCGTAGGGGTGCGCCTGTCCCCGGTCGAGCTCGAGGATCCACTGGGCGACGTTGTCGAGGAAGTACCGGTCGTGGGTGACGGCCAGGACGGCGCCGGGGTAGTTGGCCAGGTGGCCCTCGAGCCACTGCACCGACTCGGCGTCGAGGTGGTTGGTGGGCTCGTCGAGGAGCAGCAGGTCGGGCTGCTCGAGCAGCAGCTTGCACAGCGCCACCCGGCGTCGCTCACCACCGGACAGGTTGTCGACCAGCGCGTCGGCGGGCGGGCAGCGCAGCGCGTCCATCGCCTGGTCGAGACGGCTGTCGAGGTCCCAGACGTTGGCCGCGTCGAGCTCGCTCTGCAGGTCGCCCGCCTCGCTGGCCACCTTGTCCTGGTCGGCGTCGGGGTCGCCCATCATCATGTAGAGCTCGTCGAGCCGCGCCATCTTGGCCTTGGTCTCGGCGACGGCCTCCTCGACGTTCTCGAGCACGGTGCGGCCCTCGGTCAGCGGGGGCTCCTGCTGGAGCATGCCGACCGTCGCGCCGGGGTCGAGGATCGCGTCGCCGTTGTTGGCGTGGTCGAGCTGGGCCATGATCTTCAGCAGCGACGACTTGCCGGTGCCGTTGGGGCCCACCACGCCGATCTTGGCGCCGTGCAGGAACGAGAGGGTGACGTTGTCGAGGACGACCTTGTCGCCGTGGGCCTTGCGCACGTTGCGCAGTGTGAAGACATATTCCGCCATGCCGCCGAGCGTAGTTGCTCCGCGGCCCGACGGCTCCCCTGGGTCCCCCCGGCTCAGGCCGCCGCGTGACCGACGTCGCCCGCGCCCGGCGCCTCCTGCGCCACCGTGCCCGCGGGGTCCGTGGAGCGCTGGCGTGGCGTGCGGGTGAAGACCGAGGTGCCCCTGGTCAGGTCGTGGCCGACCAGGACGGCGTCGACCTCGATGGTGGTCACCTCGACACCCGCCTGGTTGGTCCAGACCCGCGGCAGCAGCCGGCCGTGGACCACCACCGGGTCGCCGCGCCGCAGCGAGGAGGCGCAGGTCTGGGCCAGCGTGCGCCAGGCGTTGACGGTGTACCACTGGGTGACGCCGTCGACCCACTCCCCCGTACCGCGATGGAAGCGACGGGGCGTGGTGGCCACCCGGAAGCTGGCCACCGCGCTGCCGGCCGCGTCGCGCACGGTCACGTCGCCGCCCAGCCAGCCCTGCAGCGTCACGGTCGTCTCGTTGAGCATGTCGTCCTGCCCTCCTGCCCGGTGCCGGGCGCTCCCGCCGGGACGGTGCGTCCGCGGCACGACCACTCTGGGCCGGCCCGCCGGGTCGCGGCGCCCGTGGTCGGCGGCCGGTGCACGCACGTGGCGCGAGCGGCGCCCTGTGCACGCACAGTGGCCTCGAGACGGGCCGGGAGGCAGGACGCTCAGCGCGTGGCGAGCGCCTTGGAGAGACCCCCGCGGGCCCGGGTGTAGGCCTCGAGCTCGGCCTCGACCGGGCTGACGACCAGCTCGTGCGCCACCGCGCCGACGGCCTCGCGCAGCCGGGTGTCGGCCACCGATGCCCGGCGCCGGGCGGTGCCGGCGACCAGGCCGCGGCACACCAGTGCCAGCAGCACCCCGAGCCCGACGCCGCCGAGCAGCAGGATGAGCGGGAGCGCGACACCGGCGTACACCGGCGTGTCGTCGAGCGTGCCGGACAGCGCGGTCGCGACGGTCCACGCGGCGCCGAGCAGGGCGGCCACCACCAGGACCCACTGCAGCACCCGCACCACCCCGGCCCAGACCGGGATGCGGGAGGCCTGCAGGTCGACCCCGCGCAGGGCGTCGTCGAGGCGGTCGCCGATCTCGGGGAGGCGCTGCACCGAGGCCCGGCGCACGGCGTCGGCCCACGGGCGCCCGAGCCCCTGGGTCGTGTCGTCGGCCAGCGCACGCACCTCGGAGTCGACGCGGGCACGCTGCACCGAGGTCGTCCCGGGCACCGCGCTCTCGGCCCCGCGCAGCGCCTTGGCGGAGCCGCCCAGGTCGAGCTGCAGCCTCTTCAGCGGGTCGGGGCGCAGCCGGCCCACCCACGACACGAGCGGCCAGCCGGTGGCGCGTCCGGCCCGCAACCGCGTCGAGCGCTCGACGGCCTCCACCACGGTCGGCACCCCCGCCGCCTCGGCGAAGGCGTCCTGCAGCGCACGGACCCGCTGGTCGGACAGGGCCCGCGTCGGTGCGTCGCCGCCGGCCTCCTGGAGGCGGGCGGCGGCCGCCCGCACGTCGGACTCGATCCGCTCGGCGGTCATCTTCTTGGCCCGCACCCGCGACTCGATCTCGCCACGCAGCTCGTCGAGGCCGATGCCCTGGCGAGCACTGACGCCGATCACCGGCACCCGGCCGAGGCCGTCGGCCTCCAGCAGGCGGCGGACGTCGGCGAGCATGGCCTCACGCCCGTCGGCCGGCACCGTGTCGATGTGGTTGAGCACCACCACCATGACGCCCTCGTGGGTCTTCAGCGGCGCGAGGTAGCGGTCGTGGATCGCCGCGTCGGCGTACTTCTGCGGGTCCAGGACCCACACCAGCATGTCGGCCAGGGCGACCAGGCGGTCGACCTCGAGGTGGTGGGAGACCTCGGTGGAGTCGTGGTCGGGCAGGTCGAGGAGCACGACGCCCTCGAGCGCCTGCGACTCGCGTCGGGTGTCGAGCATCGAGTCGCGCGTGGTCTGGTGGCGCGGGGGGATGCCGAGCCAGTCGAGCAGCTCACCGGCGCCGTCGCTGCCCCACACGCAGGCGGTGGCCCACGAGGTGGTCGGGCGGCGTACGCCGACCGCCGACAGCTCGAGGCCGGTGAGGGCGTTGAAGGTCGAGGACTTGCCCGACCCCGTCGCCCCGGCGATGGCGACCACCGTGTGGCCGGCTGAGAGTCGCAGCCGGCTGGTGGCCCGGTCGACGACCTTCTCGGCGTCGCCGACCAGGGCGTCGTCGAGCCGCCCACGGGCCGCCTCGGCGGCGGTCGCGAGCCCCTCGATGCGGGCGCCGGTGTCGGTCCCACGGGTGACCAGCTTCTTGGCCCCCTCGAGCAAGGACGTCATGATCTCCCACTCAGCGTGCGGTCAGTGCTGGGCGACACCCTAGGGTGCCGCTCCAGCCGTGTGGTGGTCAGGGCTCAGCCCTGCCGTGGTGCGGCCGCGAAGCGGACGTCGTCGACGCGACGCGCCGCCTGCCGCAGCTGCTCGGCGGCGTCGGGCGCCAGGCCCAGCGCGTCGACGAGTGAGGTGAAGCGCTCGCGCTCGCTGTCGAGCAGGGCCGTGATGCGCTCCTCGAGCATCCCGCGGGCCCGCTCGGCCAGGCCGCGCACGGCCTGGTCGCCGAAGACGGCCTCGAGCAGCTTCTGGCCCAGCGCCGCCGACCCGCCGGCGATGCCCGCCTCGGCCCCGGTGAGACCGGCGGTGTGGGTGAAGACGACGACCATCAGCGCGACCGAGAGGCCGTTGACCCCGAAGGCCAGGAACCGGGCGGTGGAGCGCTTGTCGGCCCCCTCGGCCTTGACCAGCTCGAGCACGTCGCCCTGCCAGTCGCGCACCGCACGCTCGGCCCGTCGCCGCAGCTCGCGCGAGGCGCGCCCGATGTCGGGACCGGCCTGGGCCAGCAGACCCACGCCGGCGGCGTGCTGCTGCCAGGCGGCCTCGGCCCGTTCGGCGGCCTGCTCGGCGTGCTCGAGGATGAGCAGCTCGAGGCCCGACTCGACCGCCACGGTGACCCGCTCGGCCTGCTGCGGCTTGCCCTTGACCGCGTTGA from Nocardioides salarius harbors:
- a CDS encoding GTPase yields the protein MTSLLEGAKKLVTRGTDTGARIEGLATAAEAARGRLDDALVGDAEKVVDRATSRLRLSAGHTVVAIAGATGSGKSSTFNALTGLELSAVGVRRPTTSWATACVWGSDGAGELLDWLGIPPRHQTTRDSMLDTRRESQALEGVVLLDLPDHDSTEVSHHLEVDRLVALADMLVWVLDPQKYADAAIHDRYLAPLKTHEGVMVVVLNHIDTVPADGREAMLADVRRLLEADGLGRVPVIGVSARQGIGLDELRGEIESRVRAKKMTAERIESDVRAAAARLQEAGGDAPTRALSDQRVRALQDAFAEAAGVPTVVEAVERSTRLRAGRATGWPLVSWVGRLRPDPLKRLQLDLGGSAKALRGAESAVPGTTSVQRARVDSEVRALADDTTQGLGRPWADAVRRASVQRLPEIGDRLDDALRGVDLQASRIPVWAGVVRVLQWVLVVAALLGAAWTVATALSGTLDDTPVYAGVALPLILLLGGVGLGVLLALVCRGLVAGTARRRASVADTRLREAVGAVAHELVVSPVEAELEAYTRARGGLSKALATR
- a CDS encoding single-stranded DNA-binding protein encodes the protein MLNETTVTLQGWLGGDVTVRDAAGSAVASFRVATTPRRFHRGTGEWVDGVTQWYTVNAWRTLAQTCASSLRRGDPVVVHGRLLPRVWTNQAGVEVTTIEVDAVLVGHDLTRGTSVFTRTPRQRSTDPAGTVAQEAPGAGDVGHAAA
- a CDS encoding MarR family winged helix-turn-helix transcriptional regulator, producing MTSTETSPSRVTGRWLDADQQHAWRGLVMGSTLLFDRLDDELRRDCGLSLTEYEILVRLSEREGRLRMAQLADALAHSRSRVTHTVARMEKAGLVERRTSPEDGRGIVCWLTPSGRQLLEQIAPMHVTGVREHFIDRVDPDDLAALGRAMNAVADALVACHPEMEMRQPGP
- the ettA gene encoding energy-dependent translational throttle protein EttA, translated to MAEYVFTLRNVRKAHGDKVVLDNVTLSFLHGAKIGVVGPNGTGKSSLLKIMAQLDHANNGDAILDPGATVGMLQQEPPLTEGRTVLENVEEAVAETKAKMARLDELYMMMGDPDADQDKVASEAGDLQSELDAANVWDLDSRLDQAMDALRCPPADALVDNLSGGERRRVALCKLLLEQPDLLLLDEPTNHLDAESVQWLEGHLANYPGAVLAVTHDRYFLDNVAQWILELDRGQAHPYEGNYSTYLETKKDRLKVEGQKDAKRARMLEKELEWVRSNPKARQAKSKSRLARYEEMAAEADRMRKIDTSEINIPAGPRLGDVVLEAKNLTKGFEGRTLMHDLSFSLPRAGIVGVIGPNGVGKTTLFRMITDQEEPDSGELNVGKTVKISYVDQSRGGLDATKNVWEVVSDGLDFIKVANFEMNSRAYVASFGFKGPDQQKKANVLSGGERNRLNLALTLKMGGNLLLLDEPTNDLDVETLSSLEDSLLDFPGCAVVTSHDRWFLDRVATHILAWEGDDEDPARWFWFEGNFASYEENKIERLGAEAARPHRVTHRRLTRD